From Streptomyces sp. NBC_00775, one genomic window encodes:
- the glgB gene encoding 1,4-alpha-glucan branching protein GlgB — MRPGLPDARLADAELERLLAGAHHAPHAVLGAHAAADGSGVVVRVLRPLARAVTVVTDEGVRAELAHQSGGLFTGALPGEKATGYRLLVTYGERQEEHDDGYRFLPTLGELDLHLISEGRHEELWRVLGARVLTLDGSTGTAFAVWAPHAQGVRVIGDFNGWNGVAHPMRSLGSSGIWELFVPGAGAGTRYKYEIRTRAGQLAQKADPLARAAECPPATASVVHTSTYEWTDTEWMANRGGRHCRASPMSVYEVHLPSWRPGLSYRQLAGELPCYVSDLGFTHVEFMPVMEHPFGGSWGYQVSGFYAPTARMGDPDDFRYLVDSLHAAGIGVIADWVPAHFPRDEFALARFDGEHLYEPGDPRRAHHPDWGTLEFDYGRREVRNFLVANAVYWCSEFHIDALRVDAVASMLYLDYSRPEGGWSPNERGGRENLAAVAFLQELTDTVRRRVPGALTIAEESTAWPGVTRPTFEVGPDGFGGLGFDLKWNLGWMHDTLDYLERDPVHRAYHHDDMTFAMVYAYSENYLLPFSHDEVVHGKRAMVAKMPGDWWQRRANLRACLAFMWAHPGKQLLFMGQEFGQGAEFDHDAGPQWWVLDEGWPGHHDHRGIRSLVRDLNRIYAGTPALWELDTSPAGFAWIDGSHAEANVLSFVRYDADGRPLVVVCNFSPVVRTGYRVGLPEGGAWREVLNSDAAAYGGSDVRNGGVVRAEATAWHGQAWSAALTLPPLAVCWLRPVFEA; from the coding sequence GTGCGCCCCGGACTCCCGGACGCCCGGCTGGCCGATGCCGAGCTGGAGCGGCTGCTCGCCGGCGCCCACCACGCCCCGCACGCGGTCCTCGGGGCGCACGCGGCAGCGGACGGCTCCGGCGTCGTCGTACGCGTGCTCCGGCCCCTGGCCAGAGCCGTCACGGTGGTCACGGACGAGGGTGTCCGGGCAGAACTGGCCCACCAGTCGGGCGGGTTGTTCACCGGAGCGCTGCCGGGCGAGAAGGCGACCGGGTACCGGCTGCTCGTGACGTACGGGGAGCGGCAGGAGGAGCACGACGACGGCTACCGGTTCCTGCCCACTCTCGGCGAACTCGACCTGCACCTGATCTCGGAGGGGCGCCATGAGGAGCTGTGGCGGGTCCTCGGCGCACGCGTCCTGACCCTGGACGGCAGCACGGGCACCGCTTTCGCCGTCTGGGCGCCGCACGCCCAAGGGGTGCGTGTCATCGGCGACTTCAACGGCTGGAACGGCGTCGCGCACCCGATGCGCTCGCTCGGGTCCAGCGGGATCTGGGAGCTGTTCGTGCCGGGGGCCGGCGCCGGCACCCGGTACAAGTACGAGATCCGCACCCGGGCGGGGCAACTGGCCCAGAAGGCCGACCCGCTGGCCCGCGCCGCCGAGTGCCCGCCCGCCACCGCGTCCGTCGTCCACACCTCGACGTACGAGTGGACGGACACGGAGTGGATGGCGAACCGCGGCGGCCGGCACTGCCGGGCGAGCCCGATGTCCGTGTACGAGGTGCACCTGCCGTCGTGGCGCCCGGGTCTGTCCTACCGGCAGCTCGCCGGGGAACTCCCGTGCTATGTGAGCGACTTGGGATTCACCCACGTGGAGTTCATGCCGGTGATGGAGCATCCTTTCGGCGGCTCGTGGGGATATCAGGTCTCCGGGTTCTATGCCCCCACTGCCCGAATGGGGGATCCCGACGACTTCCGGTATCTGGTCGATTCCCTGCACGCCGCCGGTATCGGTGTGATCGCCGACTGGGTTCCCGCGCATTTCCCGCGCGACGAATTCGCACTCGCCCGCTTCGACGGAGAGCACCTTTACGAACCCGGCGACCCGCGCCGCGCACATCATCCGGACTGGGGGACCCTGGAATTCGACTACGGCCGCCGAGAGGTCCGCAATTTCCTGGTGGCCAACGCCGTCTACTGGTGCTCCGAGTTCCACATCGACGCGCTGCGGGTGGACGCGGTGGCCTCCATGCTCTACCTCGACTACTCGCGCCCCGAGGGGGGTTGGAGCCCGAACGAGCGAGGTGGCAGGGAGAACCTGGCCGCTGTCGCCTTCCTCCAGGAGCTGACCGACACCGTCCGCCGCAGGGTGCCGGGTGCGCTCACCATCGCCGAGGAGTCCACCGCATGGCCGGGTGTGACCCGGCCCACTTTCGAGGTCGGCCCCGATGGATTCGGCGGACTCGGCTTCGACCTGAAGTGGAACCTCGGCTGGATGCACGACACGCTCGACTATCTGGAACGCGACCCGGTGCATCGCGCCTATCACCACGACGACATGACGTTCGCCATGGTCTATGCCTACAGCGAGAACTATCTGCTCCCGTTCTCCCACGACGAAGTCGTGCACGGAAAACGAGCCATGGTGGCCAAGATGCCGGGGGACTGGTGGCAGCGGAGGGCGAATCTACGCGCGTGCCTGGCATTCATGTGGGCCCACCCCGGAAAACAACTCCTCTTTATGGGACAGGAGTTCGGACAGGGCGCGGAGTTCGACCATGACGCGGGACCGCAGTGGTGGGTACTGGACGAGGGCTGGCCGGGGCACCACGACCACCGGGGGATCCGTTCCCTGGTGCGTGACCTCAACCGGATCTACGCCGGGACCCCGGCCCTGTGGGAACTCGACACCTCGCCGGCCGGTTTCGCCTGGATCGACGGCTCCCACGCCGAGGCCAACGTCCTGTCGTTCGTGCGCTACGACGCCGACGGACGCCCGCTGGTGGTCGTCTGCAACTTCTCGCCGGTCG